The following are from one region of the Capsicum annuum cultivar UCD-10X-F1 chromosome 1, UCD10Xv1.1, whole genome shotgun sequence genome:
- the LOC107869496 gene encoding uncharacterized protein LOC107869496, which translates to MKIHSNFSSRSASYSICKCTSSLQVYAIVPKYFDCVNAKPSYIRLDLLSEVHPNILTEPEPRLKFLKSCLGYEKLNGFFCQRPFILRFHFVVFLFIDRSVIIIA; encoded by the exons ATGAAAATTCATTCAAACTTTAGCTCCCGATCAGCTTCATACTCCATTTGCAAATGTACATCTTCCCTACAG GTGTATGCTATAGTACCAAAATATTTTGATTGTGTCAATGCGAAGCCTAGCTATATCAGACTTGATTTGTTATCGGAGGTACACCCGAATATTCTCACAG AACCTGAACCTCGGTTGAAATTTTTGAAGAGTTGCCTGGGATATGAAAAGCTAAACGGGTTCTTTTGCCAAAGGCCTTTTATTTTGAGATTCCATTTTGTAGTATTTTTGTTCATTGATAGGTCTGTAATAATTATTGCATAA